Proteins from one Rhodothermus bifroesti genomic window:
- a CDS encoding ribonucleoside-diphosphate reductase subunit alpha, with amino-acid sequence MAELLISPPSPPTVLKRDGRRVAFDPSRIRFALERAFRATLALPSDAPLAPELAEELDALTGAVVRWCQGRPEVTVEEIQDEVERTLMRAGRYAVARRYILYREARAEARRRQQLTYRRADGSEAPFPHEMLRTRIEAACAELEDVDAACIYEELLRTVYPGISEDELDRALILAARARIEQEPNYTYVAARLLLDALYREVFGYAIPFAQQAEACRKGFRTYVEHGIRLERLDGRLRRFDLDRLAEALKPERDRQFTFLGLQTLYDRYLLHEPEGRRFELPQYLWMRVAMGLALEEDDPTRRAIEFYELLSSFRFMNSTPTLFNAGTPHPQLSSCYLTTVQDDLGAIFKAIRDNALLSKWAGGLGNDWTPVRALGAHIRGTNGRSQGVIPFLKIVNDTAVAVNQGGKRKGAVCAYLEVWHLDIEEFLELRRNTGDERRRTHDMNTACWIPDLFLQRVRQGGHWTLFSPDEVPDLHDLYGRAFRERYEHYEREAEAGRIRNWRRLPATELWRKMLSMLFETGHPWLTFKDPCNIRSPQDHVGVVHSSNLCTEITLNTSPEEVAVCNLGSVNLAAHLDEHGALDRDQLRQTVRTAVRMLDNVIDLNFYPIPEARTSNLRHRPIGLGLMGFQDALYRRGLSYASEEAVTFADEVMELIAYWAYEASSDLAAERGAYPSFKGSKWDRGLLPLDTLDLLEAERGEPVPVPRTARLDWDALREKIRRQGMRNSNVLAIAPTATIANICGTSPSIEPTYKNLYVKSNLSGEFTQVNPYLVRDLKALELWDEAMLEDLKYYDGSVQEIDRIPPELKARYRTAFEIEPQWLIACAARRQKWIDQSQSLNLYLAEPSGRKLSEMYLLAWQLGLKTTYYLRTLAATQIEKSTLDINRRGIQPRWMKSRSPSSDIVVQREGPACAADRENCEACQ; translated from the coding sequence ATGGCCGAATTGCTCATTTCGCCCCCATCACCGCCTACAGTCCTCAAGCGGGATGGCCGCCGGGTGGCTTTTGACCCTTCCCGAATTCGCTTTGCGCTGGAACGCGCCTTCCGTGCCACCCTGGCTTTGCCTTCGGATGCACCCTTGGCGCCTGAACTGGCCGAAGAACTCGATGCGCTTACTGGTGCCGTCGTACGCTGGTGCCAAGGAAGGCCTGAGGTCACCGTCGAGGAGATTCAAGACGAAGTGGAACGCACGCTCATGCGGGCAGGGCGCTATGCTGTGGCCCGGCGCTACATCCTCTACCGCGAGGCCCGTGCGGAAGCCCGCCGCCGTCAGCAGCTTACCTATCGGCGTGCCGACGGTAGCGAGGCGCCTTTCCCACACGAAATGCTTCGCACACGCATCGAAGCGGCCTGCGCGGAACTGGAGGACGTCGACGCCGCGTGCATCTACGAAGAACTGCTGCGGACCGTTTACCCGGGGATTTCCGAAGACGAACTGGACCGCGCCTTGATCTTGGCGGCACGGGCACGCATCGAACAGGAGCCAAACTATACCTACGTGGCGGCCCGCCTTTTGCTCGACGCGCTCTACCGAGAGGTTTTTGGCTACGCCATCCCTTTTGCCCAACAGGCCGAAGCCTGCCGCAAAGGGTTTCGCACCTACGTAGAGCACGGCATCCGACTCGAGCGGCTGGATGGGCGCCTGCGCCGGTTTGACCTGGATCGGCTGGCCGAAGCCCTAAAGCCTGAGCGCGATCGGCAGTTCACCTTTCTTGGGCTTCAGACGCTCTACGACCGCTACCTATTGCACGAGCCCGAAGGCCGTCGCTTTGAGCTGCCCCAGTACCTCTGGATGCGCGTGGCCATGGGCCTGGCCCTTGAAGAGGACGACCCAACCCGCCGCGCCATCGAGTTCTACGAGCTGCTTTCGAGCTTCCGCTTCATGAATTCCACGCCTACGCTCTTCAATGCGGGCACGCCACACCCCCAACTTTCTTCGTGTTACCTCACGACTGTGCAAGATGACCTGGGAGCTATTTTCAAGGCCATCCGCGACAATGCGTTGCTCTCCAAATGGGCCGGCGGCTTGGGCAACGACTGGACGCCTGTCCGCGCCTTGGGTGCCCATATCCGAGGCACCAACGGCCGCAGCCAGGGCGTCATCCCTTTCCTGAAGATTGTCAACGACACGGCCGTGGCCGTCAACCAGGGCGGTAAACGCAAGGGAGCCGTATGTGCCTACTTAGAAGTTTGGCACCTGGACATCGAAGAATTTCTCGAACTGCGCCGCAACACGGGCGACGAGCGTCGCCGCACGCACGACATGAACACAGCCTGCTGGATCCCGGACCTGTTCTTACAGCGGGTGCGTCAGGGCGGTCACTGGACGCTTTTTTCGCCCGATGAAGTCCCGGACCTGCACGACCTTTATGGCCGGGCCTTCCGGGAACGCTATGAACATTACGAGCGCGAAGCGGAAGCCGGCCGCATTCGCAACTGGCGCCGCCTGCCTGCCACGGAGCTTTGGCGCAAAATGCTCTCTATGCTCTTCGAAACCGGCCACCCCTGGCTGACCTTCAAAGACCCCTGCAACATTCGCTCGCCCCAAGACCACGTCGGCGTGGTTCACTCTTCGAATTTGTGCACCGAAATCACCCTAAACACCTCGCCCGAAGAGGTTGCGGTCTGCAACTTGGGTTCGGTCAATCTGGCTGCCCATTTGGACGAGCACGGCGCGTTGGATCGCGACCAGCTACGGCAGACCGTCCGCACAGCCGTTCGCATGTTGGACAACGTCATCGATCTCAACTTCTATCCCATCCCCGAGGCCCGCACGTCGAATTTGCGTCACCGTCCCATTGGGCTTGGGTTGATGGGCTTTCAGGACGCGCTTTATCGGCGCGGCTTGTCCTATGCCAGCGAGGAAGCGGTGACTTTTGCCGATGAGGTGATGGAGCTTATTGCCTATTGGGCCTACGAAGCTTCCTCCGACCTGGCGGCCGAGCGGGGGGCTTATCCAAGCTTCAAGGGTTCCAAGTGGGACCGAGGGCTGTTGCCCTTGGATACGCTCGACCTGCTGGAAGCTGAGCGCGGCGAGCCTGTGCCCGTCCCACGTACAGCGCGGCTGGACTGGGACGCGCTGCGTGAAAAAATCCGGCGCCAGGGCATGCGCAACTCCAATGTGCTAGCGATTGCGCCCACGGCCACCATTGCGAACATTTGCGGCACCAGCCCGTCGATCGAGCCCACCTACAAAAACCTCTACGTCAAAAGCAACCTCTCGGGCGAATTCACGCAGGTGAATCCCTACCTGGTGCGCGACCTCAAGGCACTGGAGCTTTGGGACGAGGCCATGCTGGAAGACTTGAAATACTACGACGGGTCGGTTCAGGAAATCGATCGCATCCCGCCCGAACTCAAAGCGCGCTACCGCACCGCTTTTGAGATCGAGCCGCAGTGGCTGATTGCCTGCGCCGCTCGACGCCAGAAGTGGATCGACCAGAGCCAGTCGCTCAACCTTTACCTGGCCGAACCCAGCGGCCGCAAACTGAGCGAAATGTACCTGCTGGCCTGGCAGCTTGGCCTGAAAACCACCTATTACCTCCGCACCCTGGCTGCCACGCAGATCGAAAAGTCCACGCTCGACATCAACCGCCGCGGTATCCAGCCCCGCTGGATGAAAAGCCGATCGCCTTCCAGCGATATTGTCGTTCAGCGGGAAGGTCCGGCCTGCGCTGCCGATCGCGAAAACTGCGAAGCTTGCCAGTAA
- a CDS encoding YceI family protein, whose product MRNIRLGLVLLSLMGVVFSTSAQPVTLVLPPEGGTFRVTGTSSLHDWECRVTNWRGKVTLERPAELASLRATEVIVPVAAIACKNGTMDGKMREALKAETHPEIRFELTRVDSIVAQSSGYRLTVEGRLTIAGTTRPVTLQVSAVPAGEGWRFRGQQALSMKAFGIRPPTAMLGTLRTGDEVVVHFDVLARPATASGL is encoded by the coding sequence ATGCGGAACATACGCTTGGGGTTGGTCCTGCTGAGCCTAATGGGGGTGGTTTTCTCTACAAGTGCCCAACCGGTAACGCTGGTGTTGCCTCCGGAGGGGGGTACGTTTCGGGTGACGGGCACGTCGAGTTTGCATGATTGGGAATGCCGGGTGACGAACTGGCGGGGGAAAGTAACCCTAGAGCGGCCAGCGGAGCTGGCTTCACTTCGGGCAACGGAAGTTATCGTGCCGGTTGCGGCCATCGCGTGCAAGAACGGCACGATGGATGGTAAGATGCGTGAGGCACTGAAAGCCGAGACGCATCCGGAGATTCGTTTTGAGCTCACCAGAGTGGATTCGATCGTGGCGCAAAGTAGCGGCTATCGATTGACGGTTGAGGGTCGCTTAACCATTGCTGGCACCACTCGGCCGGTAACGCTTCAGGTGAGTGCTGTTCCGGCAGGTGAGGGGTGGCGCTTTCGGGGGCAGCAAGCGCTCTCCATGAAAGCGTTTGGCATCCGACCACCGACAGCCATGCTGGGCACGCTGCGTACGGGTGATGAAGTCGTGGTACACTTCGACGTACTGGCGCGTCCAGCTACGGCTTCAGGCTTATAA
- a CDS encoding YceI family protein: MRYAVWGFALFLAGFHFSGLPCYAPDSAASRVWIEGRSTVNAFTCEAQEIEGLGAVEAGQAVQGQLSVPVRAFDCGKAAMNRDLQVALKAEQFPTIRFVLGNVRVLEAVGEGAAQLVVWGQLTIAGQTRPVQFTAMGKLLPSGKARLTGSLPLRLSTFHIPPPTALLGLIRVRDQITVHFDLLVRPLPMQPCAVVAADSINQNQP; this comes from the coding sequence ATGCGCTACGCAGTCTGGGGTTTTGCGTTGTTTCTGGCGGGTTTTCACTTTAGTGGGCTGCCCTGCTATGCGCCGGATTCTGCAGCAAGTCGGGTTTGGATTGAAGGGCGCTCTACGGTCAATGCGTTTACCTGCGAGGCTCAAGAAATAGAGGGGTTAGGCGCTGTGGAAGCAGGGCAAGCTGTGCAGGGCCAGCTTTCCGTTCCGGTACGCGCCTTTGACTGCGGAAAGGCGGCCATGAACCGTGATTTGCAGGTGGCGCTCAAAGCCGAGCAGTTTCCAACGATACGCTTTGTACTGGGCAACGTTCGGGTGCTAGAAGCCGTAGGGGAAGGGGCAGCGCAGTTAGTCGTGTGGGGCCAATTGACGATTGCTGGCCAAACGCGGCCAGTGCAATTCACGGCAATGGGTAAGTTGCTTCCTTCGGGTAAGGCGCGACTAACGGGCTCGTTACCTTTACGGCTTAGCACCTTTCACATTCCGCCGCCCACGGCGCTGCTAGGGTTGATTCGGGTGCGGGACCAGATCACGGTGCATTTTGATCTGCTTGTGCGCCCGCTGCCTATGCAGCCTTGTGCAGTGGTTGCGGCGGATTCCATCAACCAAAATCAACCTTAA
- a CDS encoding porin has protein sequence MMRARLTLGLVSVLLLWALPAVGQDKPKNEGPVVHGFIRPDWLIQKVDDPFRDDLRVFHFLSRTRLYLKGTYEGVRYRVEVGLSGPEAEIPVSRTGFWGMPQLLQDFYADVPFPGVENVYVRLGQFKVPAGAEGLTYSAELPFVERSIAHKFLGLMRDYGAALHAYPSENVSLALAVQTGLGRSIPNRYLPEVFGFPFVTARVQFGPNQGHDLFRLKPAPSGDAVEFRLGANLTYYKDVIAGHSTALNVWNKEKPILLQGSWNAFVGRRPFEAGTLLIAGGDVGLGYPTAQGALWVEGQLTYGQYKNDYGDVTATAARVQATYSLQTVAFGLRYALVQLDNLGTDKIGDDPIHELSPMLSYRLRKNVKLILDGSLLFDAPVAVENGVGAYLLTDHPEEISLETIERQQVVNVRAAVQINF, from the coding sequence ATGATGCGTGCACGGTTAACGCTTGGGCTGGTATCTGTCCTGCTCTTATGGGCATTGCCCGCAGTAGGTCAAGATAAGCCTAAAAATGAAGGTCCGGTGGTGCATGGCTTTATCCGGCCCGACTGGCTCATCCAGAAGGTAGATGATCCGTTCCGGGATGACCTGCGCGTGTTTCACTTTTTGAGCCGCACGCGCCTGTACTTGAAAGGAACCTATGAAGGCGTACGCTATCGCGTTGAAGTAGGTCTTTCAGGCCCAGAAGCCGAGATTCCCGTCTCGCGTACGGGTTTCTGGGGTATGCCGCAACTTTTGCAGGACTTCTATGCGGACGTGCCCTTCCCGGGCGTTGAGAACGTCTATGTGCGTTTGGGACAGTTTAAGGTGCCCGCTGGAGCCGAAGGGCTGACCTATTCTGCCGAATTACCCTTTGTTGAGCGCTCGATTGCCCACAAGTTCTTGGGCCTGATGCGCGATTACGGCGCCGCGCTGCATGCCTATCCGAGCGAAAATGTCTCGCTGGCATTGGCAGTGCAGACCGGCCTCGGGCGAAGCATTCCCAATCGGTACTTGCCAGAGGTGTTCGGTTTCCCGTTTGTGACCGCACGTGTGCAGTTCGGTCCCAATCAAGGTCATGACCTCTTCCGGCTCAAACCTGCCCCTTCGGGCGATGCGGTTGAGTTTCGGTTGGGTGCCAACCTCACCTATTACAAAGATGTGATTGCGGGCCATTCGACAGCACTGAACGTGTGGAATAAGGAGAAGCCCATTTTGCTGCAAGGGAGCTGGAACGCCTTTGTCGGACGGCGACCTTTTGAGGCCGGTACGCTGCTTATTGCTGGAGGGGACGTAGGGCTGGGCTATCCGACAGCTCAGGGGGCGCTCTGGGTTGAAGGTCAGCTTACCTACGGCCAGTACAAAAATGACTATGGTGACGTGACAGCCACAGCGGCGCGCGTGCAGGCGACCTACAGCCTGCAGACCGTGGCCTTCGGGTTGCGGTATGCGTTGGTGCAGCTAGACAACTTAGGAACCGACAAGATCGGCGATGATCCGATCCATGAACTCTCGCCCATGCTTTCCTACCGGCTGCGCAAGAACGTGAAGCTGATTCTAGACGGGAGCCTGCTCTTCGATGCTCCAGTGGCCGTTGAAAACGGCGTAGGTGCTTATTTGCTGACCGACCATCCAGAGGAGATTAGCCTCGAGACCATCGAGCGGCAGCAGGTGGTAAACGTGCGCGCCGCCGTTCAGATCAACTTCTAA
- a CDS encoding PorV/PorQ family protein: protein MWIRRLLSALLLSVSPLAQAQESELGGFAFLRLPPSARAAALSTTPAAVQDSDVALFLLNPALLHPSQHRYLHLGYLNHVADVRFATLAYGWDQGRWGTLGLGLRFVDWGRIDEADASGNRLGTFRPLDVALSAGFGRAYGANTRYGIALHFIHTALANRRATALAFDAGVLYNFPEHLLSLSATLHALGITLQHLGATADRLPFDIRLSLRKRLRYLPLTLLITAYDLPHLSRPPTDQPLVGRLLYYLNVGAELTPSSALQLRLGYSYRQHDILKMRPRLDLAGLNAGFGLAIAAVYVDYAFSSWSSLGVLHYLTLRFQL, encoded by the coding sequence ATGTGGATACGGCGTCTCCTGTCGGCTTTGCTGCTCAGCGTAAGCCCTTTAGCGCAAGCCCAAGAAAGCGAACTGGGGGGGTTTGCGTTTCTACGCCTTCCCCCTTCAGCACGGGCAGCGGCGCTGAGCACAACACCTGCTGCCGTGCAAGATAGCGATGTAGCGCTCTTTCTGCTCAATCCTGCCTTGCTCCACCCCAGCCAGCACCGGTACCTGCATCTTGGATATTTAAATCATGTGGCGGATGTGCGCTTTGCAACGCTGGCCTACGGCTGGGACCAAGGCCGCTGGGGAACGCTAGGCCTCGGACTGCGCTTTGTAGACTGGGGACGCATCGACGAAGCCGATGCGTCTGGCAACCGTTTAGGTACATTTCGCCCTTTAGACGTAGCTTTAAGCGCTGGATTTGGCCGCGCCTATGGGGCAAATACCCGCTATGGGATCGCGCTGCACTTCATCCATACAGCCCTAGCCAATCGACGGGCGACAGCCCTGGCTTTTGATGCCGGCGTACTTTACAATTTTCCTGAGCATTTGCTTTCTTTGAGCGCTACCCTGCATGCGCTTGGAATAACCCTGCAACACCTGGGCGCTACCGCCGACCGGCTGCCTTTCGACATACGCCTAAGTCTCCGAAAACGCCTACGTTACCTCCCTCTCACGCTCCTGATTACCGCCTACGACTTGCCGCACCTTTCCCGGCCACCCACCGACCAACCCCTTGTTGGCCGCTTGCTCTACTACCTGAACGTAGGAGCTGAGCTCACTCCGAGTTCAGCCCTGCAACTGCGCCTCGGCTATAGCTACCGCCAACACGACATATTGAAAATGCGCCCCCGCCTTGACTTGGCTGGACTAAACGCAGGCTTCGGCCTCGCTATCGCAGCAGTGTACGTGGACTATGCTTTTAGCTCCTGGTCTTCCCTCGGCGTTCTGCACTACCTCACGCTTCGCTTTCAGCTCTAA
- a CDS encoding xylulokinase, with the protein MLLLGFDLGSSFIKAVLLDAERAVPLASVTVPEQELKIESIHSGWAEQDPEVWWRCVQEAVVALRAQRPFAAADVRGIGLSYQMHGLVLIDRQGRVLRPAIIWCDSRAVPIGERAFRTLGPERCLRSLLNSPGNFTAAKLRWVRENEPELYRQVYKWLLPGDYIAFRMTGEPTTTVSGLSEGIFWDFLEEKPAYWLLEHLEIDPELMPQLVPTFGFQGALTREAAEALGLQPGIPVTYRAGDQPNNAFSLGVLHPGQVATTAGTSGVIYAVDDTPRYDPQTRVNTFVHVNHTPERRRYGILLCLNGTGILYRWLRQELLGGALNYEAMNTLAASAPIGADGVQVLPFGNGAERMLQNRDPGASIHGLNFNRHGRAHVLRAAKEGIVFALAYGLEVIRQMGLTIETVRAGRANLFLSPLFAQIYATVNRTVVQLYDTDGAAGAARGAGVGAGVYASPEAAFQGVPPVAVVEPVAAWQEAYAAVYPRWCETLSRQLQT; encoded by the coding sequence ATGTTACTTCTGGGATTTGATCTTGGGAGTTCATTTATTAAAGCTGTTTTGCTGGATGCCGAGCGGGCAGTCCCGCTTGCTTCTGTAACGGTTCCAGAGCAGGAATTAAAAATTGAATCGATTCATTCTGGTTGGGCTGAGCAGGATCCGGAAGTTTGGTGGCGGTGTGTGCAGGAAGCGGTTGTTGCGTTGCGCGCTCAGCGGCCGTTTGCAGCGGCTGATGTGCGGGGGATTGGGCTTTCCTACCAGATGCATGGCTTGGTATTGATCGATCGCCAAGGTCGGGTGCTGCGCCCGGCTATCATCTGGTGTGATAGTCGGGCTGTGCCTATAGGGGAGCGGGCTTTTCGCACGTTGGGGCCAGAGCGCTGCTTGCGTTCTTTGCTCAATAGCCCGGGTAATTTTACCGCTGCCAAGCTGCGCTGGGTGCGTGAAAACGAGCCCGAGCTTTACCGCCAGGTCTACAAGTGGCTGCTACCGGGCGACTATATCGCCTTTCGCATGACAGGTGAGCCAACTACCACGGTTTCGGGGCTTTCTGAAGGGATTTTTTGGGACTTCTTGGAAGAAAAACCGGCCTATTGGCTGCTTGAGCATTTAGAAATTGACCCAGAGCTTATGCCGCAGTTGGTTCCTACGTTTGGGTTTCAGGGAGCGCTGACCCGTGAAGCGGCTGAAGCGCTGGGGCTGCAGCCAGGAATTCCGGTAACGTATCGGGCAGGTGACCAGCCTAACAATGCCTTTTCGCTTGGGGTGCTGCATCCTGGTCAGGTGGCAACAACAGCTGGAACATCAGGGGTCATTTATGCGGTGGACGACACGCCCCGTTATGATCCGCAGACCCGCGTCAACACGTTTGTGCACGTCAACCACACCCCTGAGCGGCGGCGTTACGGTATTTTACTGTGCCTAAACGGTACGGGCATTTTGTACCGATGGCTGCGTCAGGAGCTGCTAGGAGGCGCCCTCAATTATGAGGCTATGAATACGCTTGCGGCTTCGGCGCCAATTGGTGCCGATGGAGTGCAGGTGCTGCCCTTTGGTAACGGAGCTGAACGGATGCTTCAAAACCGCGATCCAGGAGCGTCGATCCATGGCCTGAATTTTAACCGGCACGGGCGTGCGCATGTGCTTCGCGCAGCCAAAGAAGGTATCGTGTTTGCCCTGGCTTACGGGTTGGAGGTAATCCGGCAGATGGGGCTTACAATTGAAACTGTTCGGGCGGGTCGTGCCAATTTGTTTTTAAGCCCGCTGTTTGCGCAAATCTATGCCACGGTTAACCGTACGGTCGTCCAGTTGTACGATACCGACGGTGCTGCCGGGGCAGCGCGTGGTGCAGGCGTAGGCGCAGGTGTATATGCTTCGCCTGAAGCGGCCTTCCAAGGAGTACCCCCGGTTGCGGTCGTGGAACCCGTTGCCGCTTGGCAAGAAGCCTATGCAGCAGTGTATCCACGCTGGTGTGAAACGCTTTCCCGTCAACTTCAAACCTGA
- a CDS encoding TIM barrel protein, with protein sequence MANTQTFHSICRWTFNAGKGGFVPANVRPAWASNSFSTVDFIYLVKEKIAPRLPETITLGVELHYDNEINEQNAAAVAQALADTGLYLAMITPGAHIHFAYGGICSLDPRERRAAEALGQRTVALAYGPLRQAWHPDPEKAPTLVIWNGSFGYDLATVGVRQMYRNLKESLARLCQFEQEQGGALYIGIEPKPNEGHPAMLLPTVASALLLWRQLADEYGIARAKKGVNMEIGHSEMIGLDAVYDVVEQLEERAMVHFHLNSQGYNDGIILGGPGRYDIDHGTRVNGMNIALAGLLEQEGYRRWLGHDMQPRPYDNEAQAIDRVVRSILSWEACRRAAQQLDVPQLLALLAERETARAEDLMRAALVEAQRQFDALYAQAVSA encoded by the coding sequence ATGGCCAACACACAGACGTTTCACAGCATCTGTCGCTGGACGTTTAATGCGGGCAAGGGCGGTTTCGTCCCTGCCAACGTACGCCCAGCTTGGGCGTCGAATAGCTTTAGTACCGTTGATTTCATCTATCTGGTGAAAGAAAAGATTGCCCCCCGTTTGCCTGAAACCATTACGCTGGGGGTCGAGCTGCACTATGACAACGAGATCAATGAGCAAAATGCGGCAGCAGTGGCACAGGCGCTGGCCGATACAGGTCTGTATCTGGCCATGATTACCCCTGGAGCGCACATCCACTTTGCCTATGGCGGCATTTGCTCACTGGATCCTAGAGAACGCAGGGCTGCTGAGGCGCTCGGGCAGCGCACGGTAGCGCTGGCTTATGGTCCTTTGCGCCAGGCCTGGCATCCTGATCCGGAAAAAGCGCCCACGCTGGTGATCTGGAATGGATCGTTTGGCTATGACCTGGCTACCGTGGGCGTCCGCCAAATGTACCGCAATCTGAAAGAAAGTCTGGCCCGGCTGTGCCAGTTTGAACAAGAGCAAGGTGGGGCGCTGTATATCGGTATCGAGCCCAAGCCGAACGAGGGGCACCCGGCCATGCTGCTCCCTACCGTAGCCAGTGCGCTGCTGCTTTGGCGCCAGCTTGCCGATGAGTACGGCATTGCACGCGCCAAAAAAGGGGTCAACATGGAGATTGGTCATTCGGAAATGATTGGTCTGGATGCCGTCTATGACGTGGTAGAGCAGCTCGAAGAGCGGGCTATGGTGCATTTTCATTTGAATAGCCAGGGCTACAACGACGGCATTATTCTGGGCGGACCTGGGCGTTACGATATCGATCATGGCACGCGCGTTAACGGCATGAACATTGCGCTCGCTGGATTGCTGGAGCAGGAAGGTTATCGTCGCTGGCTAGGGCACGATATGCAGCCGCGTCCCTACGACAATGAAGCGCAGGCTATCGATCGGGTTGTGCGCAGCATCCTAAGCTGGGAAGCCTGTCGCCGTGCTGCGCAGCAGCTTGACGTGCCGCAGCTTTTGGCGCTGTTAGCGGAGCGGGAAACCGCACGGGCCGAAGATCTGATGCGTGCGGCGCTGGTTGAAGCCCAGCGGCAGTTCGATGCGCTCTATGCGCAGGCCGTAAGTGCTTGA
- a CDS encoding BatD family protein: MPYWLWSLWLFASSAAAWAQTSSLTVQAQVQATQLGLSETVVYTVELIGATSPPLRTPDPPHTRNLSLLQPLPAVQRYYTLVDGRIQQRLRYTWRFRPIQPGLAWIGPTQLTVGGQTLATEPIELTIVHAATASPMNEPVQEPPVPHQLFIEAYLTPANPYEQQQVVLEYRLFFHEGLQVWRSRMVGSWETQGFWREELHVDDRPLPERVLRNGQPYYTFVLKRVALFPTRSGTLRIDPFIIESEVARRPDPRDPFAAFFSGPTQVEYLRLEAPAQTVHVRPLPPNAPTDFSGAVGRFRLEAAAHPTTVHVGEPVTLTLRLSGSGNLATLTLPPPSVDTTFAIYAAGHEITYDRQKDQLYGIRTQTYTLVPRAAGRFELPPVRLHYFDPESQTFRALEATLPPLRVTAAPEEASPATPSLTSIPTASPTPNYRWAFYSSLGLLALLVLALLLYRTHRPLRQNYPLSQTFDLPSPQLSPRAFYPQLDAALRRAISRYLGEDVRGLSHAQLKARLERQGLPSPTLQHLLRLLVTCEILGYAPQTTETARMQHYQEALSLLQSLKTPSVQE; the protein is encoded by the coding sequence ATGCCCTACTGGCTGTGGAGCCTGTGGCTGTTTGCAAGCAGTGCAGCTGCATGGGCCCAAACGTCTTCCCTTACCGTACAAGCGCAGGTACAAGCAACCCAACTGGGGTTGAGCGAAACGGTTGTCTACACCGTCGAGCTCATTGGGGCCACCTCTCCGCCACTGCGCACACCCGATCCGCCCCATACTCGAAACCTCTCGCTCCTACAGCCGCTTCCCGCAGTGCAGCGGTACTATACGCTTGTTGACGGACGTATCCAGCAGCGTCTGCGATATACCTGGCGTTTCCGCCCCATTCAGCCTGGCTTAGCCTGGATTGGTCCTACGCAGCTCACGGTTGGCGGGCAGACGCTGGCTACCGAGCCTATCGAGCTCACCATTGTACACGCCGCCACTGCTTCACCGATGAACGAACCTGTCCAGGAGCCCCCTGTACCCCACCAGCTGTTCATTGAAGCCTACTTAACCCCCGCTAATCCCTACGAGCAGCAGCAAGTCGTACTGGAATACCGCCTGTTTTTTCATGAAGGGCTGCAGGTGTGGCGCAGCCGTATGGTTGGTTCCTGGGAAACGCAGGGCTTCTGGCGTGAAGAGCTGCATGTAGACGATCGGCCGTTGCCGGAGCGCGTGCTTCGTAATGGTCAACCCTACTACACCTTTGTGCTCAAGCGCGTCGCCCTGTTTCCGACCCGCAGCGGAACGCTGCGCATTGACCCGTTCATCATCGAAAGCGAAGTGGCCCGCCGTCCTGATCCACGCGACCCCTTTGCCGCCTTCTTTTCAGGACCCACACAAGTTGAGTACCTGCGTCTTGAAGCGCCAGCCCAGACCGTACACGTGCGTCCGCTACCACCCAATGCCCCGACGGATTTCTCTGGTGCGGTAGGACGCTTTCGCTTAGAAGCAGCTGCACATCCGACAACCGTGCACGTGGGCGAGCCGGTAACGCTCACCCTACGCCTATCCGGCAGTGGTAACCTGGCCACCCTCACGCTCCCCCCGCCTTCGGTGGATACCACCTTTGCCATCTACGCTGCCGGCCATGAGATCACCTATGATCGACAAAAGGACCAGCTTTACGGCATCCGCACCCAAACCTACACCCTCGTACCCCGGGCAGCTGGACGCTTTGAACTTCCTCCCGTGCGCTTGCACTACTTTGACCCCGAAAGCCAGACCTTTCGCGCCCTTGAAGCTACGCTTCCTCCCCTCCGGGTGACGGCAGCACCTGAGGAAGCTTCCCCTGCGACCCCTTCCTTGACTTCCATTCCGACGGCTTCTCCAACACCAAACTACCGCTGGGCGTTCTACAGCAGCCTAGGCCTGCTTGCGCTGCTGGTGCTTGCGCTGCTGCTGTACCGCACGCATCGCCCGTTGCGCCAGAACTACCCCCTTTCGCAGACATTCGATCTGCCTTCCCCCCAACTCTCCCCCCGTGCTTTTTATCCCCAGCTTGATGCTGCGCTCCGGCGGGCCATCAGCCGCTATCTAGGGGAAGACGTACGCGGTCTCTCTCATGCTCAGCTGAAGGCACGTTTGGAACGACAGGGCCTTCCTTCCCCAACCCTACAACATTTGCTTCGCCTACTTGTAACCTGTGAAATCCTAGGCTACGCTCCCCAGACCACAGAAACAGCACGCATGCAGCATTACCAAGAAGCCTTAAGCTTGCTGCAATCCCTAAAAACTCCGTCTGTGCAGGAATAG